The genomic DNA ACCCCTCTTGCGGGTGGAGAATTTGACGATCGATCGGGGTCATTGCCGTGTCGTGGAGGGAGTGTCTTTCCAGTTACCTGTGGGCAGCCACACAGCGATCGTTGGTCCCAATGGGGCAGGTAAGAGTTCCCTAGTGCAGGCGATTCTGGGTTTGATTCCCTATCGGGGGCGGGTAGAGTTTCTCCGTCAGCCTGTTGTGGGCTATGTACCACAAAAATTGCCTTTCCCTCGTAATTTCCCCCTGTCCGTGGCAGAGATGGTGGCTCTCGGCTGTGCCCAGCGGTCTGCGGGTTGTAAACAGAGGGTGCGGGAGGCTCTCTACCAAGTGGGGTTAGACCATAAACGACAAAAACCGATCGGGGGGTTGAGTGGCGGGGAGCTAAAACGGATGCTTTTGGCTTACTGTCTTGTCTTGCAGCCGCAGTTTTTGGTGCTGGATGAAGCACTAGCGGGAGTCGATCGGGCGGGAGCTGTAGCTTTTACAGAACTGCTGGGACAGTTACAGTCTCTGTATGGTTGGACAATTTTACAGGTCTCCCATGATTTGTCCTTGCTACGGCAACAGGTGGATTGGGTGATTGGTATTAATCGCTCCGTAGTTTTTATGGGTAAACCCGACCAAGTGTTAGAGGGAGAGTATCTCCAAAGATTGTACAGCTAGGGGCACAGATGGTTTAAGATTAGGGATGTTGTGAAGGGGTTGTCTGTGAATACTGTCCCTACGGTTGCTGATACTAAGCGCACATTTTTGCGAGCTTTCCCTCACCCCATCAGTGCTGTCTATCGCAAAATAATTGACGAACTGTTGGTGGAACTCCATCTGCTGACGGTGGATACGACTTTTCGTTATGATTGCGTATTTGCCCTAGGGACTGTCACCATTTTTGACCAATTTATGGAGGGCTATCGAGGTGATGTACAACCCCTCTGGGAAGCGCTCATCCGATCGGTACGCCTTGACCCCCAACAGCTGCGCCAGGATGCCCAGAAACTCATAGAACTGGTAGATAGTTACCCCCAAGAGGTACAGCAGCTCCTTACCAGCCTCAAAAGCACGATTGATTTGTCTCCTTTAGATGCTCACTGGCAGGCTATTGCTGCTAATCCGCGGTTCAAATACAGTCGCCTGTTTGCTGTGGGTCTATTCACTCTTATTGCTAAACTGACACCAGAAGAAGCCCAGAGGACTGATCTGCTAAAACAAGCTTGCCAAGCTCTCTACCCCCATTGGGGTCTGGAAAATAGCCATCCTGCCGATCGGTTTTTGCGCGATCTAGATATTTACCGCTCGAATTTGGAAAAGGTGCAGCAGACGAAACAAATGATGGCAGACCTAGTAGAGGCAGAACGGAAGAAAAAAGCAAAGCAATCTTCGGCGTGAAGGTGTTATGTGGCAGGGAACGATCGCGGTTGCCCAACGCATTCTCTGTGAGCTCTGTCGGCGGCGTCGGAGCTTGATTTTGTGGGCTATTTTCCCTGTCTTTATTCTGCTGTTGAATGTGGCGATTTTGGAAGAAAGAACACAGCTGTCTCTGGCGGAAGCCTATAAATTGGCTACTCCTTTGACGATCGTGGGTGCAGCTCTTTTTTTTAGTTGTCTAGGAGGTACAGTATCCACTGTTGTAGCGGAACGAGAGCAGCAGACGATTAAACGCTTGTTTCTGTCTCCTCTTTCTGGTCTTGGTTATTTCCTGGGCATTTTTCTTGCCCATAGTTTGATTGGGGTAGGACAAACACTGATTGTTTTTACGATGGCTGTGGTGGCGGGGGCAAAATTTGAGGGGTCTATTGCTCTGGTTGTTTTGGTGATTGCTCTTAGTATTCTCGCCTATGTGGGATGCGGCTTTATATTGGGGACACAGATTGCTAAACGGACAGAAGATGTCAATGCTTTGATTGCTACCTTTGGTGTGCCCTTACTTTTGCTAGGGGGCTCTTTCATTCCCGCAGAGTTCTTTCCTGCCAATCTCAAAGAGATTGCCCTGTGGAATCCTGTCTATCACATCAATGAGTTACTAGCTGGTGTGCTACAGGATCGAGCTTGGTCTGACATTAGTCATCATTTTACCTTTCTCCTCGCCTTTGCCCTGGTGATGGTGGTGGGAGCCTGGCTATCCTACAATCAAATGCGTGAGCGGGAGCGCCATCTCTAGTGTTGCAACTAGAAGGTATCTACAAAGCGTTTGGCGATCAGCAAGTACTAACTAATCTCCATATCAATGTGGAAACTGGCACGGTCTACGGTCTATTGGGACCGAATGGCGCAGGTAAAACTACTACCATCAACATCATTTGCCACTTACTGCAACCCGATCGGGGTCAAGTCTGGCTTGATGATACTCCCCTTGGTTCCCACAACAGACACCTGATTGGTGTGGCACCCCAACAAAATCTCATTTACCCATCTCTTACTTGTCGAGAGAATCTCTGCTTTTTTGGTCAGCTCTATGGTCTATGGGGGAAACAACTGCAAGACAGAGTTAAAACTTGCCTGGAGTTAGTCGATTTGACCGATCGAGCAGATAGTGTAGCAGAAACCCTCAGTGGCGGCATGCAGAGGCGTTTAAGTATTGCCATTGCCCTTATTCATCAACCAAAGCTAGTGATTTTGGATGAACCAACCACAGGCTTGGATTTAGAAGCCCGCTATCAGATGTGGTCAGTCATCCGCCATTTGCAAGACACAGGTACAACTCTCCTCATCAGTAGTCATTTTCTCGATGAAATTGAGCGCCTATGCAACAAGATTGGCATTTTGCAGCGGGGGAAATTGATTGCCGAAGGTACTCTCCAACAACTCAGACAGCATATCCCCGCCCAGGAAATTGTTACCATTCAATCCCCTGACGAACAGGCAATCCTCGATCGTGCCCAGGCTTTGGGTTTAGTCAGCCGTCGCTATGGACAGCAACTAGCTCTCTGGATACCTGACCTGTGGGAGCTAAAACAGATTTTGGAATATTTTGCAGGCATACCGATCGATGCTATTACCCGCCAACCAGTGAGCCTAGAACACATCTACCTGGAGCTAAGCCAAGGGGTTTGACAATCATACCCAGTGGGACAGGACAGCCTTCCTGTTTGTAGTTGGTTTGACATAAGCCCTTTCTAAACATCTTTGAGTGAGGGATGTATAAATTTGGGCAAAACTGCCCTGGAAAAGAATTTGAGGGAAGAGTTAAATTAGCGACGCACAGATCGACGCACATTTTAGTCAGTTATGCGGAGCACGGGGAGGGACAATTTTGCGGTGGGGAAAATCAGTTGGGTAGCAGCTTGCCATTGTTTAGGGGTAGTGGCAGAGGGGTCACCTGCGATGTTACTGTGTCTTTCGATGAGGGGAAAGGCGGCTGAACTAACTACCAAACCGAGACGATGACCCTGGGCAAAGCAATGACAGGTAGGTCGCAGGGGAATATGGTAAGTTAATACTTCTCGATCCTCTGGTTTTTTGCCGCCGTAGCTAGCGCGTAGCACTCCCATGGTCACCAACATTTCTCTGCCATCGGGATAACCGTCTAGCAATTTCACTACCCAATCCGTATCTGGGGCGGTGGTGCTTGCCTCCAAATAACATTCAGCGATACCCCCGATCGTGATTGACTCTGTTAATACTTCACTCCAAAAACTGACACAATCCCAGCGATCGTTAATTTGCCTTTGGTTGTAGGGGGCGTAGGGTGTACTGGGCGTAGGGTTCCAGGGTTCGTAGACATAAATACTGGGAGTGTCAGCAGGAGGAGGAGTAGGGTCTAATCTGCCGTCACTGTGGAGATAGTAAGTGAGAGCAGTAGTTGCATTGAGGTCTGTCACCCAGGTGTTTTTTCCCATCACAAAAAAGAGAGTCGGTTCTCTCTTAGCAATACCGTTATCGATGTCTTTTAGCCAAAAATCAAACCAAGCAATCTGTAGTTCATCTACCGATCGGTTTGCCTCCTTGCCAAAATCTAGTTCTCCTACCCGTTGTCGCCAGGGGAAGTGTTGCCAAGGACCCATGATTAGCTTTTGCGGTTTTTTAGTTGCGGCACAGGCCCGCTCATAGGTCAGCCAAATACTATCAATAAATGGATCATACCAACCGCCGATGTGAAGGGCAGGGACATCATAGCGATCGAAGCGAGTTAGGGGATGCAAATACTCCCAACTCAGAGGTGTGCGGCTGTTGAGCCAGTCCAAATAAAACTCCCCTTGGGGGTTGGCAGTCAGGGGGGGAAATTGCCGAGGTAAGGTCGATCGCAATAACTGACCGACAGTTTGTTGCGCCTGCCACAGTTGGGTAGCCAGGGGTTCCGTTGCTTGCAATTGCGCCAGTTGTAGTGCCCAGGTAAAGCCAAACTCCCAACAGAAAGCTCCCCCCCAGTACAGCCACAGAAACAAGTCCGCCCCCGCCATGGCAGGACAAATAGTGACCAAACCTGGTGGTTGCATCACCGCTGCCTGAAATTGATTCAAGCCCTGGTAAGACAGACCATACATTCCCACCCTACCGTTATTTTCCGGAATTTCCGAGAGACACCAAGCGATCGTGTCCATGCCATCGCGATACTCCCACCGAAAGGGATAGAACACCCCCTCTGAGTCACCACAGCCCCGCACCTCCTGGATGACCACGATATAGCCTTGCTGGGCGTACCAACTGGGATGGCGATAAGCCACAGTGGAAGCAATTTCCCTACCGTAGGGCAAGCGCATCAGCAAAATTGGTAACTTAGTACCCCTTTCCTGGGGTCGATAAATATCGGCACAGAGGTTAACCCCATCACGCATGGGCATAGAGACCTCCCGTTCCACCGTCACCCCTGGGTAAAACACTACACTCATAGTTGATTTGCGAATAGTTAGGCGCTTCTGGTATTACTATGGTTAAGCAGTTTGTACTAACTACCTATGCCCGCCAGTCTCGATGAACTTTACCATATTGCGGAGACCCGCCACGCTTATCCTCACAAAGTTTTAGGTATTCATCCCCAGGATGGCAAGATGGCAGTGCGAGCCTATTTTCCCCAGGCATCCTTGGTGGAACTGTTGGCGGATGGGGCAGTAATTCCGATGCAGCGACTAGGGCACCCCGATTTTTTTGAAGCAGTAGTAGACCTCAAGCCCCCCTACACTTATCAGTTCCATGTCATTGACATCATTGGGGAGCGGACTGTCCATGACCCCTATGCCTTTACTTTCTCTCTGTGGACGGAGTTCGATCGTTACTTGTTTGGGGAGGGCAATCACCACCACCTCTACGAGAAACTGGGCGCTCATGTGGTAGAAGTAGATGGGGTAGAAGGGGTATATTTTTCGGTATGGGCACCCAATGCCCGCAGCGTGTCGGTTATTGGCGACTTTAATCATTGGGACGGCAGGCGACACCCCATGCGCCGTGAAAATCCTGGGGTGTGGGAACTATTTATTCCTGATTTAGGGGAGGGTACCCATTACAAATACGAGATTCGTAATAGTCACGGGCATATTTACCAAAAATCCGACCCCGTAGGCTTCCAGCAAGAAATTCGTCCCCGCACTGCTTCCATTGTCAACAAACTAGAGTACACCTGGCACGACCAAGAATGGATGGAAAAGCGGGCACACACTAACCCCCTCAAGCAGCCCATCACGGTCTACGAGTGCCACCTGGGGTCCTGGTTACACGGTTCGATGGACCATCCCCCCAAGGACGGCTACCCCGCTGTCCCTGCCGCTGACCTCAAGCCTGGCGCTAGATTCCTCACCTACCGCGAACTGGCAGAAACCCTGATTCCCTACGTCAAGGAAATGGGCTTTACCCATATTGAACTCTTGCCGATCGAGGAACATCCCTTTGATGGTTCCTGGGGGTATCAGGTGGTAGGGTACTATGCCGCCACTTCCCGCTACGGCAGACCCCAGGATTTCATGTACTTTGTCGATCGGTGTCACCAGGAGGGGATTGGCGTAATTATAGACTGGGTACCGGGGCATTTCCCCAAGGATGGGCATGGCTTAGCTTACTTTGACGGCACCCACCTCTACGAACACGCAGACCCCCGCCGCGGCGAACACAAACAGTGGGGGACTCTAATTTTTAACTACGACCGCAATGAAGTGCGCAACTATTTGATTGCCAATGCGGTGTTCTGGTATGAGAAGTACCACATTGACGGGATGCGGGTAGATGCCGTT from Pseudanabaenaceae cyanobacterium SKYG29 includes the following:
- a CDS encoding ABC transporter ATP-binding protein → MLQLEGIYKAFGDQQVLTNLHINVETGTVYGLLGPNGAGKTTTINIICHLLQPDRGQVWLDDTPLGSHNRHLIGVAPQQNLIYPSLTCRENLCFFGQLYGLWGKQLQDRVKTCLELVDLTDRADSVAETLSGGMQRRLSIAIALIHQPKLVILDEPTTGLDLEARYQMWSVIRHLQDTGTTLLISSHFLDEIERLCNKIGILQRGKLIAEGTLQQLRQHIPAQEIVTIQSPDEQAILDRAQALGLVSRRYGQQLALWIPDLWELKQILEYFAGIPIDAITRQPVSLEHIYLELSQGV
- a CDS encoding CocE/NonD family hydrolase encodes the protein MSVVFYPGVTVEREVSMPMRDGVNLCADIYRPQERGTKLPILLMRLPYGREIASTVAYRHPSWYAQQGYIVVIQEVRGCGDSEGVFYPFRWEYRDGMDTIAWCLSEIPENNGRVGMYGLSYQGLNQFQAAVMQPPGLVTICPAMAGADLFLWLYWGGAFCWEFGFTWALQLAQLQATEPLATQLWQAQQTVGQLLRSTLPRQFPPLTANPQGEFYLDWLNSRTPLSWEYLHPLTRFDRYDVPALHIGGWYDPFIDSIWLTYERACAATKKPQKLIMGPWQHFPWRQRVGELDFGKEANRSVDELQIAWFDFWLKDIDNGIAKREPTLFFVMGKNTWVTDLNATTALTYYLHSDGRLDPTPPPADTPSIYVYEPWNPTPSTPYAPYNQRQINDRWDCVSFWSEVLTESITIGGIAECYLEASTTAPDTDWVVKLLDGYPDGREMLVTMGVLRASYGGKKPEDREVLTYHIPLRPTCHCFAQGHRLGLVVSSAAFPLIERHSNIAGDPSATTPKQWQAATQLIFPTAKLSLPVLRITD
- a CDS encoding metal ABC transporter ATP-binding protein, giving the protein MSKRKEIEHQDREAQPLLRVENLTIDRGHCRVVEGVSFQLPVGSHTAIVGPNGAGKSSLVQAILGLIPYRGRVEFLRQPVVGYVPQKLPFPRNFPLSVAEMVALGCAQRSAGCKQRVREALYQVGLDHKRQKPIGGLSGGELKRMLLAYCLVLQPQFLVLDEALAGVDRAGAVAFTELLGQLQSLYGWTILQVSHDLSLLRQQVDWVIGINRSVVFMGKPDQVLEGEYLQRLYS
- a CDS encoding ABC transporter permease; the encoded protein is MWQGTIAVAQRILCELCRRRRSLILWAIFPVFILLLNVAILEERTQLSLAEAYKLATPLTIVGAALFFSCLGGTVSTVVAEREQQTIKRLFLSPLSGLGYFLGIFLAHSLIGVGQTLIVFTMAVVAGAKFEGSIALVVLVIALSILAYVGCGFILGTQIAKRTEDVNALIATFGVPLLLLGGSFIPAEFFPANLKEIALWNPVYHINELLAGVLQDRAWSDISHHFTFLLAFALVMVVGAWLSYNQMRERERHL
- the glgB gene encoding 1,4-alpha-glucan branching protein GlgB translates to MPASLDELYHIAETRHAYPHKVLGIHPQDGKMAVRAYFPQASLVELLADGAVIPMQRLGHPDFFEAVVDLKPPYTYQFHVIDIIGERTVHDPYAFTFSLWTEFDRYLFGEGNHHHLYEKLGAHVVEVDGVEGVYFSVWAPNARSVSVIGDFNHWDGRRHPMRRENPGVWELFIPDLGEGTHYKYEIRNSHGHIYQKSDPVGFQQEIRPRTASIVNKLEYTWHDQEWMEKRAHTNPLKQPITVYECHLGSWLHGSMDHPPKDGYPAVPAADLKPGARFLTYRELAETLIPYVKEMGFTHIELLPIEEHPFDGSWGYQVVGYYAATSRYGRPQDFMYFVDRCHQEGIGVIIDWVPGHFPKDGHGLAYFDGTHLYEHADPRRGEHKQWGTLIFNYDRNEVRNYLIANAVFWYEKYHIDGMRVDAVSSMLYLDYCREEGDYVLNEFGGRENLGAIRFLRQLHETVFHYFPGILSIAEEATAWPMCTWPTYVGGLGFNLKWNMGWMHDMLDYFHLDPWFRQFHQNNVTFSIMYAFSENFMLALSHDEVVHGKSPMPGKMPGDEWQKFANLRCLYSYMYTHPGKKTLFMGMEFGQWSEWNVWGDLEWHLLQYPLHKGLQQLLKDLNALIKRERALYEEDFSHEGFYWIDCSDNHNSVVSFVRRTLDNEFVVTVCNFTPVLHHSYRIGVPEPGFYREIFNSDATTYGGSGAGNMGGKTAEETSYHGQPYSLDLCLPPLATLILKPDRHLPAGKI
- the psb29 gene encoding photosystem II biogenesis protein Psp29; its protein translation is MNTVPTVADTKRTFLRAFPHPISAVYRKIIDELLVELHLLTVDTTFRYDCVFALGTVTIFDQFMEGYRGDVQPLWEALIRSVRLDPQQLRQDAQKLIELVDSYPQEVQQLLTSLKSTIDLSPLDAHWQAIAANPRFKYSRLFAVGLFTLIAKLTPEEAQRTDLLKQACQALYPHWGLENSHPADRFLRDLDIYRSNLEKVQQTKQMMADLVEAERKKKAKQSSA